From Vicinamibacterales bacterium:
AGTGATTTTTTCGTGATCTCGGGGACCTTGGCGTCACTGGCCGGATAGCCCACCACAAGTAACAGAAACGGCCGCTCGTGCGACGGACGGCCAAGGATCTCGTTCAAGAAACCCATCGGGCTCGGTGTATGCGTGAGCGATACCAGTCCGGCGTGATGTAGTGCGGTAATGAGCATTCCGGTTGCGATTCCTACTGATTCCTGAACGTAGTAGTGCTTCACCTTGCGGCCATCAGGCAATACTCCGTAGGTTTCACCGAAAATGGCTATCAGAATGGGTGCTGTTTCCAAGAATGGCTTCTGGTAGTCGGTGCCCAACGGGGCAAGGGCTTCCAGCCACTCCTGAGGCGCACGTCCACCGTAAAAGGCGCGCTCCTCTTCCTCCGCACTTTTCCGGATTTGGCTCTTCACGGCCGGGTCTGAGACAACAACGAAATGCCACGGCTGTAGGTTTGCCCCGCTAGGCGCTGTGCCCGCAGCACGGAGACAGTTCTCGATAACTTGTCGATCCACTGGACGATCAGAATACTCACGTACTGTTCGTCGCCGCCTGACGTCATCGTAGAATTCTTGGGCGCGGGAGCGCATCTCAGGCTCTGGGGTTTCGCGATAGTGGGTGAGCGGGAGAAACGTTGGAGTCGTCTTCTTCGTCATTGTTCAATCTTTCCACGAAATGCGGGAGCCGGGGTAAGATCATTCGCCGATGATGAACACACCCCAAACAAAACACTTTGCAATTCTTGGATCGGGAGCCGTAGGTGGCTACTACGGCGCAAAACTGACACGAGTCGGGCACCGCGTGAGTTTTCTCGCTCGTGGTGCTCATCTTGCGGCTATGCGTGAAGGCGGCCTGCAGATTCGTAGCCCTTTAGGCGACTTCACAGTGCCGGTTGAGGCCACCGACGATCCATCACTGGTTGGTTCGGTCGACGTGGTCCTCTTCACCGTAAAGAGCTATGACAACGACACGGCACTGCCGATGCTCGTGCCGCTTGTCGGAGACCGAACGGTCGTGCTCACACTGCAAAATGGTATCGACAGTGCGGATGAGGTCGCTGCAGTTGTGGGCGAATCCCATGTTCTTGGTGGAGCAACATATATCGCTACCGGACTCGCCCAACCTGGACTCATTGAGCAAACTGGGACACACCGGAAAATCGTTTTTGGCGAAGTGTTCGGCCAACGGTCGCGCGTGTCGGACCGTGTGGTAGCCCTTGGGCGCCTTATGGAGCCTGCTGACATCGAGGTCGAGACAGTGGTTGATGCGCGACAACAGTTGTGGGAAAAACTCATCTACCTTTGTCCCTTTGCGGCTTTCACCGGCGCGGCGCGGTCACCGATTGGAGTGTTGTGGAACGATTTGGACACACAGGCGCGTTTCATGGCGGCTGTCGCCGAGGTTGAGGCTGTAGCGCGGGCCGAAGGTGTGAATGTGAGTGCAACGGTCACAGAGGAGGTTCGTGAATATATGGATTCACTCCCACCGGAGACTCGCTCGTCAATGCTTATCGACCTATCCCAAGGCAAGCGGATCGAACTAGAAGCGCTTCAGGGGACGATCGTCCGCCGGGGTCAAGCTTTGGGTATCGCGACGCCAATCATCGCGGCACTGTATGCGGAACTAAGGCCGCATGCCGGAGGAGCTTCGGCATGCGGATGAGCGTGTAGTGGGTATCATTTCCATCGGTTTTATTCTTGGCTTTCTCATCGGTCTGACTGGCGTCGGTGGCGGTGCCCTGCTCGCTCCAGCACTGTATGCGGTCTTGGGGTTGAGCTACCAGGCAGCTGTTTCCGTCACTCTCATTTATGCCTCTATCACGAAAGTTTTTGGTGCCGTGCAGCATGTGCGCCAGGGAACGGTGCTCTGGCGGCTTACATTACTCTACGGAGGCCTAGGGATTCCCGGCGCCATTCTAGGTGCGCGCATTGTCCACTGGACCGACGACTCTATCCAGCAGGTCTTCCCCTTTGTTATGAGCGGCTTGTTGATGCTGGTGGCCTCGTTGATTATTTGGGAGTCTGGAGAGAGCAGTCCGAGCGGTCGACGAAAGCCGTTTTCACCTTTCAACATCAAAACTCGGGGCGTGCTGGCGGTCGCTGTGGTGCAGTCCTTTGCCGGAGTTCTGCTTGGAGCGACTTCTGTGGGCGCAGGGAGTATCGTGATTCTCTCCATGCTCTACCTTTTTCGTATGCCCGCTCAGCAGGTGGTGGGTTCGAACATTGTCATCGCAATTATCATTGGCATTCCCGCTTGGCTTACGCACTTCGCCGTTGTTGGGGTTGACTGGAACCTTCTGGGATTGCTGGTGGTCGGCTCGGCGGCCGGCTCCGTTCTCGGTGCCAAGTGCACGATGCTTATTCCCGAGCGGCCACTCAAGCGAGTGGTGGCCGGTATCATTTATCTCGGTGCGATCGCGACGTTGGTGAAAGCGTGGACGACGTAAGAGAGAGCGTGATTCCACTTTTCGATTAAACACCGAAGGCCAATTTAACTACTTGGTTCTAGGCACCTCTTGGAGGTTGAAGGGCACCGGGGTGGCTGTGGGGTTATGGCGTTCGTGGTCGAGATCCGCGTAATGTGGCGATAGTTGCTCCGAGGTGGCTTTCCGGTGCGTCTCTAAAGGTATCGACCAGAGGGTGCCGTTCCAAAGTCGCCTGGACAGCGCCTCGTTGTTTGCCTGTACCACGGCCGTGAATAAGCCTAATTTCCTCAAAACCGGCCTTATACGATTCCCGAACATACTCGTTTACGACAGCGCAGATGTCTCGTGGCTCGAACGGATGGAGGTCGAGAGTGCCCTCGATCGGCACAGGATGCGCCAGTTTGAGGGCTCCGGGGCGGTCGATGAAATATCTGTCTCCGGAGGTGTTACGTCGCATCAGACCGTTCGCTGGACGGGTCGTAGATAGTGGTGACCGACGTTGTGATCCCCCCGCGCACCGAGAAATTTCCGACCACCGTCATCCGTCTTGGGTGGCAGGCCGCAACGAGATCGTCGAGGATCTGATTGGTCGCCGCTTCGTAAAAAATCCCGCGGTTCCGGTACTCGATGAGATAGTATTTCAGCGCTTTGAGTTCAACACACAGCTTGTCCGGCACGTAGGTGATCCTGATTTCGCCAAAGTCTGGTAGCCCTGTCTTGGGACATATTGACGTAAACTCTGGACAGTGAATGGCGATTTCGTAATTGCGCTCAGAGCGTGGGTTAGGAAATGTATCGATCGTGGCAGCTGGCATGTCAAGAGATTTTAGCATTGTCGTGCCAGATGGTCCGTGATGGCAAAATCATGTCATCATTGACACTGAGAGAACCACAGGCTAGGATGCCACGGTTTTTGGTTTTGGCTGCGACAGTCGCTCGCGCGCGCGACGGTCGTTGGGTGCTCTTCGCGCGCTTGAGTCAGGGGGACGCCGATGGCCGATGCCCGAAGGATGGGTAAGTCTGAGCTCTTCTCGCATTTTGCGGAAAAGTTCGAGATCAAGCGAGCGCAGGCTCGTGAGTTTTTTGATGAGTTAAATTCACTCGCTGAGTCTGAACTAAAGCGAGCGAATGAGTTTGTGCTACCTGGGATGTGCAAGTTGGTGGTGCAGAACCGGAAGGCCCGACAGGGACGTAATCCCGCCACGGGCGAGACCATCCAGATTCCCGCGAAGACCGTTGTTAAGGCTCGCATTGCGAAGCAGTTGAAAGACTCCGTTCTGCCGGGAAAGAAATAACCGGGCGAGCGCTAGGATCCACCGCGACCCCCCCCCCATTTCAGCCGCTTTTTAAGGGTCTTGAGCTGGTTGGGGGCCGCGGCGCACTCGCGTCCTCACTACGTCCAGCCTAGCCTCGACCTTTGTTTGAGCAGCATTGAAACTTGGTCCGGTAGCCCTATCGCATCTGGGTCGGACCCCACTGTTTCTGTCGAATGGTTGTGGCTCACAGATCCGACTCCGCTTTGTACTCATCACCCATGAGACAACTTGAGGTGCGGTCCCTCGGCACCGTTGGCTATTGTGATGCGCTCACGTTGCAACACGCTCTAGTAGAGGAACGACGCCACGGTCGAGTCTCTGACCTGTTGTTGCTACTCGAGCATCCGCATGTCATTACGCGCGGCGCTGGCGCGCGCGAGTCCAATGATCATGTCTTAGTCGATCGGTCTGCGCTGGATGCTGAGGCTATCGATATTGTCGATACAGGTCGTGGCGGCGACGTCACCTATCATGGTCCCGGGCAACTTATTGGTTACCCGATTCTCGACCTCAAGCCCGACCGATGCGACGTGCGGCGCTACGTCCGAGATCTCGAGGAAGTCATGATCCGCACGGCGGCTGCGTTCGGTATTGTTGCGGGGCGGGTTAACGGTCTCACTGGTGTGTGGGTGGGCGAAGCGAAGCTTGGTGCCATTGGTGTCCGGATCTCACGCTGGATCACTAGTCACGGTTTTGCTTTCAATGTCTCTCCAGACCTGTCTCGATTCGAAATGATTGTGCCGTGTGGGATCGTTGATAAGAGTGTGACGTCGCTTTCTGCACTGCTCGACCAAGAGTTAGTTCTCGCTGATGTTGAAGCTGCGGTCGTGACCAGCTTCAGCGAGGTCTTCGGTCGAGCGGTCCGCACAACCGCCCTTGTATGATGATCCAAACGCCGTGAGTTTACTGGTCCGTATACCGTCTGTTATCCAATCTGGCCTCC
This genomic window contains:
- the queF gene encoding preQ(1) synthase — protein: MPAATIDTFPNPRSERNYEIAIHCPEFTSICPKTGLPDFGEIRITYVPDKLCVELKALKYYLIEYRNRGIFYEAATNQILDDLVAACHPRRMTVVGNFSVRGGITTSVTTIYDPSSERSDAT
- the lipB gene encoding lipoyl(octanoyl) transferase LipB; its protein translation is MRQLEVRSLGTVGYCDALTLQHALVEERRHGRVSDLLLLLEHPHVITRGAGARESNDHVLVDRSALDAEAIDIVDTGRGGDVTYHGPGQLIGYPILDLKPDRCDVRRYVRDLEEVMIRTAAAFGIVAGRVNGLTGVWVGEAKLGAIGVRISRWITSHGFAFNVSPDLSRFEMIVPCGIVDKSVTSLSALLDQELVLADVEAAVVTSFSEVFGRAVRTTALV
- a CDS encoding sulfite exporter TauE/SafE family protein; the protein is MPEELRHADERVVGIISIGFILGFLIGLTGVGGGALLAPALYAVLGLSYQAAVSVTLIYASITKVFGAVQHVRQGTVLWRLTLLYGGLGIPGAILGARIVHWTDDSIQQVFPFVMSGLLMLVASLIIWESGESSPSGRRKPFSPFNIKTRGVLAVAVVQSFAGVLLGATSVGAGSIVILSMLYLFRMPAQQVVGSNIVIAIIIGIPAWLTHFAVVGVDWNLLGLLVVGSAAGSVLGAKCTMLIPERPLKRVVAGIIYLGAIATLVKAWTT
- a CDS encoding Smr/MutS family protein, coding for MRRNTSGDRYFIDRPGALKLAHPVPIEGTLDLHPFEPRDICAVVNEYVRESYKAGFEEIRLIHGRGTGKQRGAVQATLERHPLVDTFRDAPESHLGATIATLRGSRPRTP
- a CDS encoding ketopantoate reductase family protein, whose protein sequence is MMNTPQTKHFAILGSGAVGGYYGAKLTRVGHRVSFLARGAHLAAMREGGLQIRSPLGDFTVPVEATDDPSLVGSVDVVLFTVKSYDNDTALPMLVPLVGDRTVVLTLQNGIDSADEVAAVVGESHVLGGATYIATGLAQPGLIEQTGTHRKIVFGEVFGQRSRVSDRVVALGRLMEPADIEVETVVDARQQLWEKLIYLCPFAAFTGAARSPIGVLWNDLDTQARFMAAVAEVEAVARAEGVNVSATVTEEVREYMDSLPPETRSSMLIDLSQGKRIELEALQGTIVRRGQALGIATPIIAALYAELRPHAGGASACG
- a CDS encoding nitroreductase family protein — translated: MTKKTTPTFLPLTHYRETPEPEMRSRAQEFYDDVRRRRTVREYSDRPVDRQVIENCLRAAGTAPSGANLQPWHFVVVSDPAVKSQIRKSAEEEERAFYGGRAPQEWLEALAPLGTDYQKPFLETAPILIAIFGETYGVLPDGRKVKHYYVQESVGIATGMLITALHHAGLVSLTHTPSPMGFLNEILGRPSHERPFLLLVVGYPASDAKVPEITKKSLEEFISFV
- a CDS encoding HU family DNA-binding protein, with translation MADARRMGKSELFSHFAEKFEIKRAQAREFFDELNSLAESELKRANEFVLPGMCKLVVQNRKARQGRNPATGETIQIPAKTVVKARIAKQLKDSVLPGKK